Proteins from one Paenibacillus amylolyticus genomic window:
- a CDS encoding methyl-accepting chemotaxis protein: MAQGAESQTISTEENLQAMEEVAIGVQRMADKASSISDSAIYSRNQAETGGVAVQLTVQQMSTIESSVTRTDEVIRMLEGKSAQISQMVSTIHEIANQTNLLALNASIEAARAGEHGRGFAVVSTEVRKLAEQAGDSSDRIEDLVQAMEQDMQQSLSAMSRVKEEVQEGLRLTRETEQNFSLIRDTNLRMATEIEDMAATSEEMSAGVEQIVASVHEIARHAQTASTNSQQAAGSVHEQLKSVEQIKASAAILSDVSAELQASLKPFKI, encoded by the coding sequence GTGGCACAGGGAGCCGAGAGCCAGACGATCAGTACAGAAGAGAATCTTCAGGCCATGGAAGAAGTGGCTATAGGCGTACAACGCATGGCAGACAAGGCCTCCAGCATCTCGGACTCTGCTATATACTCACGCAACCAGGCAGAAACGGGAGGTGTAGCGGTGCAACTTACCGTTCAGCAGATGTCCACGATTGAATCCTCCGTTACCAGAACGGATGAAGTCATTCGCATGCTGGAAGGCAAGTCGGCACAGATTAGCCAGATGGTTTCCACCATTCATGAGATTGCGAATCAAACGAATCTGCTCGCCCTCAATGCATCCATTGAAGCGGCAAGAGCCGGGGAACATGGCAGAGGATTTGCCGTGGTATCTACCGAGGTTCGTAAACTGGCTGAACAAGCTGGAGACTCTTCAGATCGTATTGAAGATCTCGTCCAAGCGATGGAACAAGATATGCAGCAATCGTTATCGGCCATGTCGAGAGTGAAGGAGGAAGTGCAAGAAGGTCTGCGCTTGACCCGGGAGACGGAACAAAACTTCAGCCTGATCCGGGATACAAACTTGCGTATGGCAACAGAGATTGAGGATATGGCTGCGACGAGTGAAGAGATGTCCGCAGGCGTGGAGCAGATTGTGGCTTCCGTACATGAGATTGCTCGTCATGCGCAGACGGCCAGTACCAATTCACAACAGGCTGCCGGATCGGTTCATGAACAGCTCAAGTCGGTAGAGCAGATCAAGGCATCTGCGGCTATTTTGTCTGACGTTTCGGCAGAGCTGCAAGCATCCCTGAAACCTTTCAAGATATAA
- a CDS encoding cache domain-containing protein yields the protein MRSMSIGTKISLIVISIFIVFSSAVAVSVILEMRQGITTFATEKAKRDLEMANHIITYKHPGDWAIKDGQLFKGDTALEGNFELVDEIGQASGDTVTIFRGDERVATNVMVDGERAVGTKVSDEVAQTVLQQGEKYFGEAVVVGQKYQTAYEPIKNASEEIIGIFYVGASQSLIDVIISSFLKTFLIVFLLAMLVAIILILWYVRRVKVRIERVSVAIKRAGTGDFTQPVVDHVQDEIGMLGTGYNEMRSNLQVIIQGDFRLRRKRGIRPGCC from the coding sequence ATGCGAAGCATGAGCATCGGTACCAAAATCAGTTTGATCGTTATCAGTATATTTATCGTCTTCTCTTCAGCCGTGGCGGTAAGTGTAATCCTGGAGATGAGACAGGGAATTACGACATTTGCTACAGAGAAGGCGAAGCGAGATCTGGAGATGGCGAATCATATCATTACATATAAGCATCCAGGCGATTGGGCTATCAAAGACGGTCAGTTATTCAAGGGAGATACTGCATTGGAAGGCAACTTTGAACTGGTGGATGAGATTGGACAAGCATCTGGCGACACGGTGACCATCTTCCGAGGTGATGAACGTGTCGCTACTAACGTCATGGTAGACGGGGAGCGTGCTGTAGGCACGAAGGTATCAGACGAGGTCGCCCAGACCGTTTTGCAGCAAGGGGAAAAATACTTCGGTGAAGCCGTGGTGGTGGGTCAGAAATATCAAACGGCCTATGAACCAATCAAGAACGCATCCGAAGAGATTATCGGAATTTTCTATGTTGGTGCTTCCCAATCATTAATTGATGTGATTATCTCCTCGTTCCTCAAGACATTCCTCATCGTATTCCTGCTTGCGATGTTGGTCGCAATCATCTTGATCCTGTGGTACGTTCGCAGAGTAAAAGTACGCATCGAACGGGTATCCGTGGCGATTAAGCGTGCGGGTACGGGTGATTTTACACAACCGGTTGTAGACCATGTTCAAGATGAAATTGGCATGTTGGGCACGGGATACAATGAGATGAGAAGCAATCTGCAGGTCATCATTCAGGGGGACTTCAGGCTGCGGAGAAAGCGGGGCATTCGACCGGGCTGCTGCTGA
- a CDS encoding CotH kinase family protein: MNNLLRKAAVTALSVTMVTSSFGLLASPNAVYAAESTATTTSAGVTQAYESLFQTDNVIDVNVTIDEADWNSMLESPLDKDYKNVSVEVDGNKLDNVGFSTKGNLTLKAVSSMEDSDRYSFRLKFDKYDKTQTLLGLDKMVLNNNYADPSYMREVLHYEALRSIGMDVPMTNYVNLYVNGELVGFYTGVEAVDDSYLERNYGEDYEEGVLYDTDEKSYLQYEEGSDYSTITKDLGTDKDKAKLKTFIQTLNEMPEGEKGDIESVLDVDSALQYIAGNMVLGNYDSYNGDKGHNYMLYSDADGKFTVVPWDFNMSFNGYSGGGGRGTTTGSTTTNTNATNVSVDEPVLGISMENVPMINNLLAVPEYKEKYMSYVNELTDYMEGIQDRITDLADEIRPYVEADPTKFYTIEQFESNIAYSANADAAAGGMGGTPPAGFEGMTPPEGMEGMTPPEGFEGMTPPDGATAPDGTTGTATTNSTGNTQTRPGGNFGGGGGGMGSMAAGSLTTFALNRLANLQEQLGREVTPLPETAEETGSNTSSGTTDKTITVTLDGKSITFPDQDPLQQSGRVMVPVNAILEALGAEVTWDKTAKTVTTVLNDQTLVLKIGSSTATVNGETFEIDAPAIIQNSRTLVPVRFISEGLGLSVDWDQTTAQVSLTSK; encoded by the coding sequence TTGAATAATTTATTACGAAAAGCAGCAGTAACGGCATTATCCGTCACCATGGTAACGTCATCTTTTGGTCTCCTTGCCAGTCCGAATGCGGTATATGCTGCAGAAAGTACAGCGACAACGACAAGTGCAGGCGTGACGCAAGCGTATGAATCATTGTTCCAGACGGATAACGTCATTGACGTGAATGTAACGATTGATGAAGCAGATTGGAATAGCATGCTCGAAAGTCCGCTGGATAAGGATTACAAGAATGTGAGTGTGGAAGTGGATGGCAACAAGCTGGACAACGTTGGTTTCTCGACCAAGGGCAATCTGACCCTGAAAGCCGTATCTTCAATGGAAGATTCGGACCGTTACAGCTTCAGACTGAAGTTTGACAAATACGACAAAACACAAACCTTGCTTGGACTGGATAAAATGGTTCTGAACAACAATTACGCGGATCCATCATACATGCGTGAAGTTCTCCACTATGAAGCGCTTCGCAGTATTGGCATGGATGTGCCGATGACCAACTATGTCAATCTGTATGTTAACGGCGAGCTGGTTGGCTTCTATACTGGTGTTGAAGCGGTGGATGACAGCTATCTGGAGCGCAACTACGGTGAAGATTACGAAGAAGGCGTCCTCTATGATACGGATGAGAAGAGTTATCTTCAATATGAAGAGGGCAGCGACTACAGCACAATTACCAAAGACCTGGGTACGGATAAGGACAAAGCCAAATTAAAAACCTTCATCCAAACGCTGAACGAGATGCCAGAAGGTGAGAAAGGCGATATTGAAAGTGTGCTCGACGTGGATTCGGCGCTTCAATATATTGCAGGCAACATGGTGCTTGGCAACTATGACAGCTATAACGGCGACAAAGGGCACAACTACATGCTCTATAGTGATGCTGACGGCAAGTTCACCGTTGTACCTTGGGACTTTAACATGTCCTTCAACGGATACTCGGGTGGAGGCGGACGTGGCACAACAACTGGATCAACCACGACCAACACCAACGCAACAAACGTATCTGTGGATGAGCCTGTACTGGGCATAAGCATGGAAAATGTACCAATGATTAATAACCTGCTTGCTGTGCCGGAGTATAAAGAAAAATATATGAGCTACGTCAACGAACTGACGGACTACATGGAAGGCATTCAGGATCGCATTACGGACCTTGCTGATGAGATTCGTCCTTATGTAGAAGCCGATCCAACGAAATTCTATACGATCGAACAGTTTGAATCCAACATTGCTTATTCTGCAAATGCAGATGCAGCAGCGGGTGGTATGGGCGGTACACCACCAGCAGGGTTTGAGGGAATGACACCACCTGAGGGCATGGAAGGCATGACGCCGCCTGAAGGTTTCGAAGGAATGACACCTCCAGATGGAGCAACAGCTCCTGATGGCACAACGGGAACAGCAACAACAAATAGCACAGGCAATACGCAGACACGTCCTGGTGGTAACTTTGGTGGTGGAGGCGGAGGTATGGGCTCCATGGCGGCTGGATCGCTAACAACATTTGCACTGAACCGCCTTGCGAATCTGCAAGAGCAACTTGGGCGTGAAGTAACGCCGCTGCCTGAGACTGCGGAAGAGACGGGTTCGAATACTTCATCCGGAACAACCGACAAAACCATTACCGTAACACTTGATGGTAAATCAATCACCTTCCCGGATCAGGACCCCTTGCAGCAAAGCGGAAGAGTAATGGTACCTGTCAATGCAATCCTTGAAGCCCTTGGTGCAGAAGTGACTTGGGACAAAACAGCGAAAACCGTAACTACCGTTCTGAATGACCAGACTCTTGTGCTCAAGATCGGAAGCAGCACTGCAACCGTGAATGGGGAAACATTCGAAATTGATGCGCCAGCGATCATTCAAAACAGTCGTACACTCGTGCCGGTTCGCTTCATCTCCGAAGGACTGGGACTGAGCGTGGATTGGGATCAAACTACTGCACAAGTAAGCCTTACATCCAAATAA